Genomic window (Kosakonia sp. BYX6):
CTGGGCGAAGAAGATGCGCTGCGTACCTTCTACCAGTTGGCCGTTGACCATCTCGCTGCCGCCGAGCGCTGTGGTCCAGAAAGGCAGATAGAAGATATGGTGCAAACCGAACGGGCCAAGCATGCGCAGAATAAAGCCGTACAGCAGCGTACCGAGATAGCCGGTGGCATCGACCAGCCCGCCGAGACCGAAAATCAGCTTCTGGAAATGCGGCCATACCACCGTCATTACCGCACCGACGAGGATTGCCGCCAACGAACTGATAATCGGCACAAAGCGCGAACCGCCGAAGAAACCGAGAAACTGCGGCAGCGCGATTTTGTTAAACCGTTGGTGCAACGCGCAAGTGACCAGACCAATCACCACGCCGCCGAACACGCCGGTTTCCAGCGTCTGAATGCCGAGGCTCATCCCCTGCCCGACTGCGCCTGGGTTGCTTTGCGCCAGTTGCCCGGTCAGGGTAAGTAGCGCATTGATGGTGGCGTTCATCACCAGGAAGGCCAGCAATGCCGCGAGGCCCGCGGTGCCTTTGTCTGTGCGCGCCAGGCCAACCGCTACGCCAACGGCGAACAGCACCGACAAGTTGGCAAAGACAATCGACCCGGCGCTGCTCATGATGGTGAAAATTGCCTGTAACCAGGCGACATCCAGAAACGGATACGCGGTGATAGTGTTGGGGTTCGACAGCGCGCCGCCGATCCCGAGCAACAAACCCGCCGCCGGAAGAACGGCGATCGGCAGCATAAAAGATTTGCCGAAACGCTGCGCTTTTTCGAACCAACGTCCTGAAGATGTCCCGCTGAAGAATGCCATGTTTGTTTCCCCGCCGTTGTAATGATGAAAATATTTATCACATTAAAGTTAATTAATGAAAATTATCACCAATAATAGCGAAGGCGATCATACTTTTTTAAAATGACTGGCAACACTGTCCGGCTTTCACGCACACTACCCGCCATGCAAAGGCGCTTTAGGATCTTATGATGTCTGAAAATGAAAACTTGCTGCTCAGGCTACGCCAGGAGGTGTCTGGTTACAGCCCCACGCAGCAGAAACTCGGGGATTTTGTGCTAACCGATCCCGCGCGCGTGCTCTATTTGACGATAACGGAGCTGGCCCGCGAGAGTGAAACCAGCGAAGCCAGCGTGACGCGTCTGTGCCGCACACTGGGCTGCAAAGGGTATAACGAATTCAAAATGGCGCTGGCGCTGGATGTGCAGCGCGGTCAAACGCTTCGTGTGCAGAGCGGAGATGCCATCGATGCGCTGGTGGATGATTCCGTTCAGGCGCTGCGCGATACCGCGCAATTACTCGATCGTTCGATGCTGGAGCAGGCGGCTTTGGCGCTGCATCAGGCGTCTTCGGTGCAGATTTATGGCGTGGCCGCCAGCGCGATTATCGGTGAGTATTTGCATTACAAGCTGCTGCGGCTGGGCAAACCGGCGCAACTGTTCAGCGATATGCACCGGGCATCGATGAATGCCACCGCGCTGCGCCAGCAGGATGTGGTGGTAGCGATTTCCAGCTCCGGCTCAACCCGCGATCTGTTGCACGCTGTGAAGCTGGCGCGTAAATCCGGCGCGCAGGTGCTGACGCTGAGCAATACGCCGCGTAGCCCGCTGGCGACCATCAGCGATATGTTGTTGGTGGCCGCAAAGCCAGAAGGACCGCTGAACGCAGGTGCGTTGAATGCAAAAGTGGGCGCGATGTTGCTGGTCGAACTGTTAACCACATCGCTGATAGCGTTGGATGCACACTACAGTGAAACCAGCCAGCAAACCGCCAGCGCGACATTACCGCTGCTGCTGTAGCTGTTGGCTGAACGACAGATGAAAAAAAAACCCGCCGAAGCGGGTTTTTTTCAAAGAGAAAAGTCAGGATTACGCCTGGCCTTTGATCTCTTTCAGACCGTTGAACGGTGCTTGTTCACCCAGCGCTTCTTCGATACGAATCAGCTGGTTGTATTTAGCAACGCGGTCAGAACGGCTCATGGAACCGGTTTTAATCTGGCCAGCCGCAGTACCTACCGCCAGATCGGCGATGGTTGCGTCTTCAGTTTCGCCAGAACGGTGAGAGATAACGGCAGTGTAGCCAGCATCTTTCGCCATCTTGATTGCAGCCAGGGTTTCGGTCAGAGAACCGATCTGGTTGAATTTGATCAGGATGGAGTTAGCGATACCTTTTTCGATACCTTCTTTCAGGATCTTGGTGTTGGTTACGAACAGATCGTCACCAACCAGCTGGATTTTGTCGCCCAGCACTTTGGTCTGGTATGCGAAACCAGCCCAGTCAGATTCGTCCAGACCATCTTCGATGGAAACGATCGGATACTGTTTAGTCAGATCTTCCAGGAAGTGAGTGAACTCTTCAGAGGTGAAGGCTTTGTTGCCTTCGCCAGCCAGAATGTATTTGCCGTCTTTGTAGAATTCAGACGCTGCACAGTCCATAGCCAGAGTGATGTCTTTGCCCAGCTCGTAGCCAGCCGCTTTAACCGCTTCAGCGATAACAGCCAGTGCTTCGGCGTTGGAACCCAGGTTCGGCGCATAGCCACCTTCGTCACCAACAGCTGTATTCATACCTTTGGATTTCAGCACTTTAGCCAGGTGATGGAAAACTTCAGAACCCATACGGATGGCTTCTTTCACGGTTTTCGCGCCAACCGGCTGAATCATGAATTCCTGGATGTCGACGTTGTTGTCTGCGTGCTCACCACCGTTGATGATGTTCATCATCGGAACCGGCATGGAGTATTTGCCCGGGGTGCCGTTCAGTTCAGCGATGTGTGCGTACAGCGGCAGGCCTTTAGAAGCAGCAGCCGCTTTAGCAGCAGCCAGAGAAACCGCCAGGATTGCGTTAGCGCCGAAGTTGGATTTGTTTTCGGTACCATCGAGATCGATCATGATTTTGTCGATGCCAGCCTGATCTTTGGCGTCTTTGCCAAGGATTGCCTGAGCGATCGGGCCGTTAACCGCGCCAACAGCTTTGGTTACGCCTTTACCCAGAAAACGGGATTTGTCGCCATCGCGCAGTTCCAGCGCTTCGCGGGAACCAGTGGAAGCACCTGACGGAGCGGCAGCCAGACCGACGAAACCACCTTCCAGGTGTACTTCGGCTTCAACAGTCGGGTTACCACGGGAGTCGATGATTTCACGACCGATGACTTTAACGATTTTGGACATTAGGTTTTCCTCAGTACAAGTTAAACTAAAACTCCAGACAAACAACGCTCGCTCCTTCATCCTTCGCCCTACAACTGCGTTAGCCCGCTCACTCACCCCGGTCACTTAGTTGACTAAGCTCCCGGGGATTCACTCACGGGCTGCCTTGTTGTAGAACGAATGCTATTGGAGCGCCATTACAGCGCTGTCTTTATATTTTGTTACTTCGCCTGGCGCTTCTGATAATCGCTGGCGGCTTTCACAAAGCCGGCAAACAGCGGATGTCCATCACGCGGCGTAGAAGTAAATTCCGGGTGGAATTGACAGGCGACGAACCACGGATGATTCGGCACCTCGATGATCTCGACCAACTGATCATCACCGGAACGGCCCGCAACACGCAGACCCGCAGCTTCAATTTGTTTCAGCAGCATATTGTTGACTTCGTAACGATGGCGATGGCGTTCAACGATAGTTGGCGTGCCATACAACTGGCGAACCAGGCTGTCGTCACCAAGCTGGCACTGCTGTGCGCCAAGACGCATGGTGCCACCGAGATCGCTCTTCTCCGAACGCTGCTCAACGTTGCCTTCTTCGTCTCGCCATTCGGTAATCAGCGCCACAACCGGGTACTTACAGTCTGGCACAAATTCGGTGGAGTTGGCGTTCTCCATCCCGACGACGTTACGGGCAAACTCAATCAATGCAACCTGCATCCCCAGACAAATGCCGAGGTAAGGAATATTGTTTTCACGCGCATAGCGTGCGGTGGCGATCTTGCCTTCTACACCGCGGTAGCCGAAGCCGCCAGGGATGAGAATCGCATCCAGACCTTTCAGAATTTCAACGCCGCGCGTTTCCACATCTTGCGAGTCGATCAGCTTGATGTTGACGGTTACGCGGTTTTTCAGGCCACCGTGTTTCAGCGCTTCAATCACTGATTTGTAGGCGTCCGGCAATTCAATGTATTTGCCGACCATACCGATAGTGACTTCGCCTGACGGATTCGCTTCTTCGTAAATCACCTGTTCCCATTCGGCCAGGTTCGCTTCCGCACAGTCCAAGCTGAATCGTTTACAAATATAATCGTCCAGCCCCTGGGATTTCAACAGGCCCGGGATTTTATAAATGGAATCGACGTCTTTTAGAGAGATTACAGCTTTTTCTGGAACGTTACAGAACAAAGCAATTTTCGCACGTTCGTTAGCAGGAACCGCGCGATCGGAACGGCAAATCAGGATATCTGGCTGGATACCGATAGAAAGCAACTCTTTCACAGAGTGCTGTGTCGGTTTGGTTTTGACTTCGCCAGACGCTGCCATGTATGGCACCAGCGTCAGGTGCATGTAAAGTGTGCGCTCACGGCCCACTTCTACCGCCATCTGACGGATCGCTTCAAGGAACGGCAAAGATTCGATATCACCAACAGTACCGCCGATTTCAACCAGCGCGACATCGTGGCCTTCGCCACCCGCAATGATGCGTTCTTTGATTGCGTTGGTGATGTGCGGAATAACCTGAACGGTTGCGCCCAGATAGTCGCCACGGCGCTCTTTACGCAGTACGTCTGAGTAAATACGACCGGTGGTGAAGTTGTTACGACGGGTCATTTTGGTGCGAATGAAACGCTCGTAGTGACCCAAATCAAGATCGGTTTCTGCGCCATCTTCGGTAACGAACACTTCACCATGCTGGATTGGGCTCATTGTCCCCGGATCGACGTTGATATACGGATCCAGTTTCATCATGGTGACGTTGAGGCCACGGGCTTCAAGAATGGCTGCCAGGGAGGCTGCGGCAATGCCTTTACCCAGAGAGGATACGACCCCGCCGGTCACAAAAATATAGTTCGTTGTCATGCTGAACCTGAGAAGTTAGGTTTAAAAGACGGTGGAATAACCAGGACGGGAAAGCAGTATACCGGATGAT
Coding sequences:
- a CDS encoding maltose/glucose-specific PTS transporter subunit IIC, with protein sequence MAFFSGTSSGRWFEKAQRFGKSFMLPIAVLPAAGLLLGIGGALSNPNTITAYPFLDVAWLQAIFTIMSSAGSIVFANLSVLFAVGVAVGLARTDKGTAGLAALLAFLVMNATINALLTLTGQLAQSNPGAVGQGMSLGIQTLETGVFGGVVIGLVTCALHQRFNKIALPQFLGFFGGSRFVPIISSLAAILVGAVMTVVWPHFQKLIFGLGGLVDATGYLGTLLYGFILRMLGPFGLHHIFYLPFWTTALGGSEMVNGQLVEGTQRIFFAQLADPSTQQFYVGTSRFMSGRFITMMFGLIGACLAMYHTAKPENKKRVAGLLLSAALTSFLTGITEPIEFSFLFVAPVLYVIHAFFDGLAFMLAHILHITIGQTFSGGFIDFILFGILQGEAKTHWMYVPLVGVPWFFLYYFTFRFLITRFDFATPGREKETVENVVINDSERAQAIVAGLGGDANLEEVDCCATRLRITVVDGSKVNEAALKATGARGVILRGNGVQVIYGPHVTIIKNEVEELLSRG
- a CDS encoding MurR/RpiR family transcriptional regulator — protein: MSENENLLLRLRQEVSGYSPTQQKLGDFVLTDPARVLYLTITELARESETSEASVTRLCRTLGCKGYNEFKMALALDVQRGQTLRVQSGDAIDALVDDSVQALRDTAQLLDRSMLEQAALALHQASSVQIYGVAASAIIGEYLHYKLLRLGKPAQLFSDMHRASMNATALRQQDVVVAISSSGSTRDLLHAVKLARKSGAQVLTLSNTPRSPLATISDMLLVAAKPEGPLNAGALNAKVGAMLLVELLTTSLIALDAHYSETSQQTASATLPLLL
- the pyrG gene encoding glutamine hydrolyzing CTP synthase yields the protein MTTNYIFVTGGVVSSLGKGIAAASLAAILEARGLNVTMMKLDPYINVDPGTMSPIQHGEVFVTEDGAETDLDLGHYERFIRTKMTRRNNFTTGRIYSDVLRKERRGDYLGATVQVIPHITNAIKERIIAGGEGHDVALVEIGGTVGDIESLPFLEAIRQMAVEVGRERTLYMHLTLVPYMAASGEVKTKPTQHSVKELLSIGIQPDILICRSDRAVPANERAKIALFCNVPEKAVISLKDVDSIYKIPGLLKSQGLDDYICKRFSLDCAEANLAEWEQVIYEEANPSGEVTIGMVGKYIELPDAYKSVIEALKHGGLKNRVTVNIKLIDSQDVETRGVEILKGLDAILIPGGFGYRGVEGKIATARYARENNIPYLGICLGMQVALIEFARNVVGMENANSTEFVPDCKYPVVALITEWRDEEGNVEQRSEKSDLGGTMRLGAQQCQLGDDSLVRQLYGTPTIVERHRHRYEVNNMLLKQIEAAGLRVAGRSGDDQLVEIIEVPNHPWFVACQFHPEFTSTPRDGHPLFAGFVKAASDYQKRQAK
- the eno gene encoding phosphopyruvate hydratase, whose protein sequence is MSKIVKVIGREIIDSRGNPTVEAEVHLEGGFVGLAAAPSGASTGSREALELRDGDKSRFLGKGVTKAVGAVNGPIAQAILGKDAKDQAGIDKIMIDLDGTENKSNFGANAILAVSLAAAKAAAASKGLPLYAHIAELNGTPGKYSMPVPMMNIINGGEHADNNVDIQEFMIQPVGAKTVKEAIRMGSEVFHHLAKVLKSKGMNTAVGDEGGYAPNLGSNAEALAVIAEAVKAAGYELGKDITLAMDCAASEFYKDGKYILAGEGNKAFTSEEFTHFLEDLTKQYPIVSIEDGLDESDWAGFAYQTKVLGDKIQLVGDDLFVTNTKILKEGIEKGIANSILIKFNQIGSLTETLAAIKMAKDAGYTAVISHRSGETEDATIADLAVGTAAGQIKTGSMSRSDRVAKYNQLIRIEEALGEQAPFNGLKEIKGQA